A genomic segment from Malus domestica chromosome 05, GDT2T_hap1 encodes:
- the LOC103434999 gene encoding MATH domain and coiled-coil domain-containing protein At2g42475, producing the protein MALSAAFRERLEHMEHTRNQRLSLLQAEKEAQTNKSQVLEMKLASMRATEQRCLALDQKIASQSFKIWALRSEIDRLDEKYQSDSHRLRVLKSEVEELEELEKEKKRFYGLKGFEMEEFKQNVEIFALECQMEVQILKNGINEIQSSFVKFQGSERCTSNGEIAAAEKRKCELLAMKEELDRKLASNYQTKAQLQKQFQDFITKHKQDTNCQL; encoded by the exons ATGGCGCTTTCCGCCGCGTTCCGGGAACGACTCGAACACATGGAGCATACCCGCAACCAGCGCCTCTCTCTTCTTCAG GCGGAGAAAGAAGCGCAAACGAACAAGTCTCAGGTGTTGGAGATGAAGCTCGCAAGCATGAGGGCCACGGAGCAGAGGTGCTTAGCGCTCGATCAAAAGATCGCATCGCAAAGCTTCAAGATCTGGGCACTCAGGTCCGAGATCGATCGCCTCGACGAGAAATATCAATCCGATTCGCATCGATTGAG ggttttgaagagTGAGGTGGAGGAGCTTGAGGAgctggagaaggagaagaagagattCTATGGGTTGAAGGGATTTGAAATggaggagttcaagcaaaatgTGGAGATATTTGCTTTGGAATGTCAAATGGAAGTTCAAATTTTGAAGAATGGCATCAATGAG ATTCAATCGAGCTTTGTCAAATTCCAAGGGAGTGAGAGATGCACGAGTAATGGTGAGATAGCTGCAGCTGAGAAGAGGAAGTGTGAGCTTTTAGCTATGAAGGAGGAACTAGACAGAAAGTTGGCTTCTAATTACCAAACAAAAGCTCAATTGCAAAAGCAGTTTCAGGATTTTATCACTAAACACAAACAAGACACAAATTGCCAATTATGA
- the LOC103435000 gene encoding uncharacterized protein — protein sequence MAEEVALDVEELRHLQSIAKRPRVIDLISSEIRTLEKQLSQEAVPSPALQIPTPASTATATPALHYTTLSSFSWDQDNDKVKIYVSLEGVDQEKIEADIKPMSLDIKFHDVEGKNYRFALPKLNKEINPEKCKVLVKPTRVVINLAKTSKDYWLDLKFKEDKLKPSLDKEKDPMAGIMDLMKNMYEEGDPEMKQTIAKAWTDARLGKTG from the exons ATGGCGGAGGAAGTGGCGCTGGATGTGGAGGAGCTCCGCCACCTTCAGAGCATCGCGAAACGACCCCGGGTTATCGACCTCATTTCCTCTGAGATTCGCACTTTAGAGAAGCAG TTGTCACAAGAGGCTGTTCCTTCACCTGCATTGCAAATCCCAACTCCAGCTTCAACTGCTACTGCCACCCCAGCTCTGCATTACACTACGCTTTCGTCGTTCAGCTGGGACCAGGATAATGATAAAGTGAAG ATATACGTTTCTCTGGAAGGAGTTGATCAGGAGAAGATAGAGGCTGACATCAAGCCTATGTCGTTGGACATCAAATTCCATGATGTGGAAGGAAAGAATTACAGGTTCGCTTTGCCTAAGCTGAACAAGGAGATTAATCCAGAGAAGTGTAAGGTGCTGGTTAAGCCTACAAGGGTTGTTATCAATTTGGCTAAAACTTCAAAGGATTACTGGTTGGACTTGAAATTTAAGGAGGATAAG TTGAAGCCGAGTCTGGATAAAGAGAAAGATCCCATGGCTGGAATCATGGACTTGATGAAG AACATGTACGAAGAAGGGGATCCGGAGATGAAGCAAACAATCGCCAAAGCGTGGACCGATGCAAGGCTTGGAAAAACCGGCTGA
- the LOC103435133 gene encoding uncharacterized protein isoform X1 — protein sequence MSDEPAPTRWSFQDFKLFYDAKFGRKKVPEPQQNGQSTDGAVSNGSSSGVTANGNGHVKRTADLAIYEQFQNQGRSLATHSNGVLSDRHDEIPQKSLLPAFESAEMRSLGESLCRDIVRGSPDVKWESIKGLENAKRLLKEAVVMPIKYPKYFTGLLTPWKGILLFGPPGTGKTMLAKAVATECKTTFFNISASSVVSKWRGDSEKLVKVLFELARHHAPSTIFIDEIDAIISQRGEGRSEHEASRRLKTELLIQMDGLTKTSELVFVLAATNLPWELDAAMLRRLEKRILVPLPEPEARRAMFEELLPAQPDEEKLPYDLLVDRTEGYSGSDIRLVCKEAAMQPLRRVMTFLEDKEETVPEDELPKVGPIKPEDIETALKNTRPSAHLQAHRYEKFNADYGSQILQ from the exons ATGTCCGACGAGCCTGCTCCCACTCGCTGGTCCTTTCAG gattttaaattgttttatgaTGCCAAGTTTGGTAGAAAGAAAGTGCCGGAGCCGCAGCAAAACGGACAGTCCACTGATGGAGCTGTGAGTAATGGGAGTAGTTCCGGCGTGACTGCGAATGGGAATGGTCATGTGAAGAGAACAGCTGACTTGGCCATCTATGAGCAATTTCAAAACCAG GGTAGGAGCTTGGCAACTCACTCAAATGGAGTCTTATCTGATCGGCATGATGAGATACC GCAGAAGTCCCTTTTACCTGCTTTTGAATCGGCAGAAATGCGTTCTTTAGGAGAGAGTTTATGCAG GGATATAGTTCGTGGTAGTCCAGATGTTAAGTGGGAAAGCATCAAGGGATTAGAGAATGCCAAGCGTTTGCTCAAAGAAGCAGTGGTCATGCCAATCAAATATCCCAA GTACTTTACTGGACTTTTAACACCGTGGAAAGGTATTCTCCTTTTTGGACCTCCAGGGACGGGAAAG ACAATGCTTGCCAAGGCTGTTGCAACAGAGTGCAAGACCACATTTTTCAACATTTCAGCATCGTCCGTTGTCAGTAAATGGCGTG GCGACTCAGAGAAGTTAGTGAAGGTGTTATTTGAGCTTGCTAGGCACCATGCACCATCAACTATATTTATTGATGAAATTGACGCAATTATCAGTCAACGTGGTGAAGGACGAAGTGAGCATGAAGCAAGTAGGCGTCTTAAGACAGAGCTACTCATACAG ATGGATGGTTTGACGAAGACAAGTgaacttgtttttgttttggctGCAACAAATCTTCCCTGGGAACTGGATGCAGCCATGCTCCGGCGTCTTGAGAAGCGA ATTCTTGTGCCTCTGCCTGAACCAGAAGCAAGGAGAGCCATGTTTGAGGAGCTCCTGCCAGCACAGCCTGATGAGGAGAAGCTTCCTTATGATTTGTTGGTAGACAGGACGGAAGGATACTCAGGTTCGGATATTCGATTGGTGTGCAAGGAGGCTGCCATGCAGCCTTTGAGACGCGTAATGACATTCCTTGAAGACAAAGAGGAGACGGTTCCTGAGGATG AACTGCCTAAGGTTGGACCGATCAAACCCGAAGATATTGAGACGGCTTTGAAGAACACAAGGCCGTCTGCTCATCTCCAAGCTCATCGTTACGAGAAGTTCAATGCTGATTACGGTAGTCAAATACTCCAATGA
- the LOC103435133 gene encoding uncharacterized protein isoform X2, translated as MSDEPAPTRWSFQFGRKKVPEPQQNGQSTDGAVSNGSSSGVTANGNGHVKRTADLAIYEQFQNQGRSLATHSNGVLSDRHDEIPQKSLLPAFESAEMRSLGESLCRDIVRGSPDVKWESIKGLENAKRLLKEAVVMPIKYPKYFTGLLTPWKGILLFGPPGTGKTMLAKAVATECKTTFFNISASSVVSKWRGDSEKLVKVLFELARHHAPSTIFIDEIDAIISQRGEGRSEHEASRRLKTELLIQMDGLTKTSELVFVLAATNLPWELDAAMLRRLEKRILVPLPEPEARRAMFEELLPAQPDEEKLPYDLLVDRTEGYSGSDIRLVCKEAAMQPLRRVMTFLEDKEETVPEDELPKVGPIKPEDIETALKNTRPSAHLQAHRYEKFNADYGSQILQ; from the exons ATGTCCGACGAGCCTGCTCCCACTCGCTGGTCCTTTCAG TTTGGTAGAAAGAAAGTGCCGGAGCCGCAGCAAAACGGACAGTCCACTGATGGAGCTGTGAGTAATGGGAGTAGTTCCGGCGTGACTGCGAATGGGAATGGTCATGTGAAGAGAACAGCTGACTTGGCCATCTATGAGCAATTTCAAAACCAG GGTAGGAGCTTGGCAACTCACTCAAATGGAGTCTTATCTGATCGGCATGATGAGATACC GCAGAAGTCCCTTTTACCTGCTTTTGAATCGGCAGAAATGCGTTCTTTAGGAGAGAGTTTATGCAG GGATATAGTTCGTGGTAGTCCAGATGTTAAGTGGGAAAGCATCAAGGGATTAGAGAATGCCAAGCGTTTGCTCAAAGAAGCAGTGGTCATGCCAATCAAATATCCCAA GTACTTTACTGGACTTTTAACACCGTGGAAAGGTATTCTCCTTTTTGGACCTCCAGGGACGGGAAAG ACAATGCTTGCCAAGGCTGTTGCAACAGAGTGCAAGACCACATTTTTCAACATTTCAGCATCGTCCGTTGTCAGTAAATGGCGTG GCGACTCAGAGAAGTTAGTGAAGGTGTTATTTGAGCTTGCTAGGCACCATGCACCATCAACTATATTTATTGATGAAATTGACGCAATTATCAGTCAACGTGGTGAAGGACGAAGTGAGCATGAAGCAAGTAGGCGTCTTAAGACAGAGCTACTCATACAG ATGGATGGTTTGACGAAGACAAGTgaacttgtttttgttttggctGCAACAAATCTTCCCTGGGAACTGGATGCAGCCATGCTCCGGCGTCTTGAGAAGCGA ATTCTTGTGCCTCTGCCTGAACCAGAAGCAAGGAGAGCCATGTTTGAGGAGCTCCTGCCAGCACAGCCTGATGAGGAGAAGCTTCCTTATGATTTGTTGGTAGACAGGACGGAAGGATACTCAGGTTCGGATATTCGATTGGTGTGCAAGGAGGCTGCCATGCAGCCTTTGAGACGCGTAATGACATTCCTTGAAGACAAAGAGGAGACGGTTCCTGAGGATG AACTGCCTAAGGTTGGACCGATCAAACCCGAAGATATTGAGACGGCTTTGAAGAACACAAGGCCGTCTGCTCATCTCCAAGCTCATCGTTACGAGAAGTTCAATGCTGATTACGGTAGTCAAATACTCCAATGA